One Bacillus solimangrovi genomic window carries:
- a CDS encoding DUF4179 domain-containing protein, with product MKNFKRKLAVGTIITGLTFSAFGNTLPIYAESNSHVEDIFKYLDNDNTRLFDDHKPGLYDDYKKHSTEINLTKESNGIKVTINEAVFDGKTVFFTYTIESKRDLGKRPNLDDSADIVGAIKESGTTQIAKIDNNTYVGLETISNVDGEIATAANVKWEINSFFNRETKKQYNGKWKFDFAINALDNKMIVVNDSTEQNGVKITVEKILVTPMSFIVYYNEKIDENVINKWDDIDANRFELKDDLGNSYLSEYNSGWRDGEYKTNWSRTFETIDPNATKLIISPKATFYSDPDKQKDIQLDDIIIKLK from the coding sequence TTGAAAAATTTCAAAAGGAAACTTGCTGTAGGAACGATAATCACTGGCTTGACTTTTTCTGCATTTGGTAACACACTTCCAATTTATGCTGAAAGTAATTCACATGTAGAAGATATCTTCAAATATTTAGATAATGACAATACACGCCTCTTTGATGATCACAAACCAGGTCTTTATGATGATTATAAAAAGCACTCTACTGAAATAAACTTAACTAAAGAAAGTAATGGCATTAAAGTCACAATCAATGAAGCAGTGTTTGATGGAAAAACTGTTTTCTTCACTTATACTATAGAAAGCAAACGTGATTTAGGTAAACGACCAAACTTAGATGATTCAGCAGATATAGTCGGAGCGATTAAGGAGTCAGGAACCACTCAAATTGCTAAGATTGATAATAATACATATGTAGGTTTAGAAACTATTTCGAACGTTGATGGAGAAATAGCAACAGCTGCCAATGTTAAATGGGAGATCAATAGTTTCTTCAATCGAGAAACAAAGAAACAATATAATGGGAAATGGAAGTTTGACTTTGCTATAAACGCATTAGATAACAAAATGATAGTCGTTAATGACAGCACTGAGCAAAATGGAGTAAAAATAACTGTCGAAAAAATATTAGTAACACCTATGTCATTTATCGTTTACTATAATGAAAAAATCGACGAAAATGTCATAAATAAGTGGGATGATATTGACGCTAATAGATTTGAACTTAAAGATGATTTAGGTAACAGCTACTTAAGTGAATATAATTCTGGTTGGCGTGATGGTGAATATAAGACTAATTGGAGTCGTACGTTTGAAACAATTGATCCAAACGCAACAAAACTCATTATATCACCTAAAGCTACTTTTTATTCAGATCCTGATAAACAAAAAGACATTCAGCTAGATGATATTATTATTAAGTTAAAATAA
- a CDS encoding antibiotic biosynthesis monooxygenase family protein, which yields MSDFAKTPEPPYYAVIFSTWRTEGNNGYKEMARKMVELASQQNGFLGVESAREGQFGITVSYWDSLEAIQNWKEHSLHKVAQEKGKKEWYATFKLRVCKVERDSYFEM from the coding sequence ATGAGTGATTTTGCTAAAACACCAGAACCACCGTACTATGCGGTCATTTTTTCTACATGGAGAACAGAGGGAAACAATGGTTATAAAGAAATGGCAAGAAAGATGGTAGAGCTTGCTTCTCAACAGAATGGATTTCTAGGAGTTGAAAGTGCGAGGGAAGGTCAATTTGGAATAACTGTATCTTACTGGGATTCATTAGAAGCAATTCAAAATTGGAAGGAACATTCATTACATAAGGTTGCACAAGAAAAAGGTAAAAAAGAGTGGTATGCAACATTTAAGTTAAGAGTGTGCAAGGTAGAACGGGATAGTTATTTTGAAATGTAA
- a CDS encoding PucR family transcriptional regulator, translating to MITIKEMLNLPLFQSMKCVAGKHGQENLVRWLVTLELLDDIDHLQEGELLLTTAYDLHSHPEMKHNLIQKLSQQKLSGIMIQTGYYLEHIPDELIQAAEHLQFPIIEIPKTIPFSSITRSVHQQIMNSQFTQLKYSQEVYEVLTEIAKNNEGLISFAQSISSLIQADIAFFDNNFNKLCSAISHFTTDMTSIQQIIIEESFDQLDHDDIRQHALTENETLIIKKIHSQESIYGYLIAIREEPLTQLEEIAVNHTATIAALEFIKLLKLEEKDIQLKADFLELVLTGNYEDDLTVYSKAEALGYNLTPNDTCVAILKFDNLPTDNEERKKTEHHVQQLILKQLQDHAIEPLFKRMDQQLVMLLTNYYPHRVSIQEMLENVSMQILGTYEMTLSIGIGNYYHHFHDYRYSYKEAQEALYIIKSVWKNNKCLHYGELGLYKLLLPLLENKPLIQDYYESILGGVIQNEKLLETLYVYLEDMRMNNAAETLFIHRHTLKYRINKIEELTKRRFDKFQDRVELELALIIHQVLGGE from the coding sequence ATGATTACGATAAAAGAAATGTTAAACCTTCCTCTATTCCAATCCATGAAGTGTGTCGCAGGCAAACATGGTCAAGAAAACCTTGTTCGCTGGCTTGTTACGCTTGAACTACTGGATGATATTGACCACTTACAGGAAGGTGAACTGTTACTTACAACAGCTTACGACCTCCATTCTCATCCTGAGATGAAACATAACTTAATCCAAAAATTATCTCAGCAAAAGCTATCAGGTATTATGATCCAAACAGGTTATTACCTTGAACACATTCCTGATGAACTAATTCAAGCAGCAGAACACCTTCAGTTCCCTATTATTGAGATCCCTAAAACAATTCCTTTTTCGAGCATTACGAGGTCTGTTCATCAGCAAATTATGAATAGTCAATTTACGCAACTAAAGTATTCTCAAGAAGTGTATGAAGTGCTTACCGAAATTGCCAAAAACAATGAAGGGTTAATTTCCTTTGCACAATCGATCAGTTCACTCATCCAAGCAGATATTGCGTTCTTTGATAACAACTTTAATAAGTTGTGCAGTGCAATTTCTCATTTCACTACCGATATGACGTCCATTCAACAAATTATTATCGAAGAATCCTTCGATCAACTTGATCATGATGACATTCGCCAGCATGCTTTAACAGAGAATGAGACGTTAATCATTAAGAAGATTCACTCACAAGAAAGTATATACGGCTACTTGATCGCGATTCGAGAAGAACCCCTTACACAACTTGAGGAAATTGCAGTTAATCATACAGCAACCATTGCAGCACTTGAATTTATTAAGTTGTTGAAACTAGAGGAGAAAGATATTCAATTGAAAGCAGATTTTCTAGAGCTCGTCCTTACAGGAAATTACGAGGATGATTTAACAGTTTATTCAAAAGCTGAGGCATTGGGTTACAACCTTACTCCTAATGATACCTGTGTAGCAATTTTAAAATTTGATAACCTTCCAACAGATAATGAAGAACGAAAAAAAACCGAACATCATGTACAGCAATTGATATTAAAACAGCTACAAGATCATGCGATCGAACCATTATTCAAGCGAATGGATCAACAGCTTGTAATGTTGCTCACAAACTACTATCCTCATAGAGTGAGTATTCAAGAAATGCTTGAAAATGTATCTATGCAAATACTGGGGACATATGAAATGACATTATCCATTGGGATAGGCAATTATTATCATCATTTTCACGACTATCGATATTCATATAAGGAAGCACAAGAAGCGCTATATATTATTAAATCCGTATGGAAAAATAACAAATGTCTTCATTATGGTGAGCTCGGTTTATATAAACTACTATTACCATTATTAGAAAATAAACCACTCATTCAAGATTATTATGAGAGTATTCTAGGTGGTGTTATACAAAACGAGAAGCTACTGGAAACATTATACGTCTACTTAGAAGATATGCGAATGAACAACGCTGCTGAAACTCTGTTCATCCATCGACACACATTAAAATACCGAATTAATAAAATTGAAGAATTAACAAAACGCAGGTTCGATAAATTTCAAGATCGCGTTGAATTAGAATTGGCACTTATTATTCATCAAGTTCTAGGTGGTGAATAA
- a CDS encoding alpha/beta fold hydrolase encodes MKPANHYSDGSLIELNCSKFYVNCIGEGEPIVFLHGGPGSDHRFFLPHVLPLADNFKLVLYDQRGCGTSEQSKENNYSMSDEVDNIELLRIQLGFEKMNLFGESWGSMLALLYATTYPERVQNILLTAAIGVTSEGFERFEVELNDRLSADDKCKLSKLEGYMKTGDASIHDIFNVLDPYYVFSKVSLIHKSNTTYNRVVNECIGEDIRKNYDINDKLNRLSNIPILIAQGSHDILTPSIIRELLVKNIPHAQLIEIEECGHWTIVEKPAEMINIAEQFFTTVSSSNID; translated from the coding sequence ATGAAGCCTGCGAATCATTATTCAGATGGTTCATTAATTGAATTAAATTGTAGTAAATTTTATGTGAATTGTATTGGTGAAGGAGAACCTATCGTATTCCTTCATGGTGGACCAGGGAGTGATCATCGTTTCTTTCTCCCACATGTTTTACCTTTAGCAGATAATTTCAAGTTGGTCTTGTATGATCAGAGAGGGTGTGGAACATCAGAACAATCAAAAGAAAATAATTATTCAATGAGTGATGAAGTTGATAACATTGAATTACTTCGAATCCAGTTAGGTTTTGAAAAGATGAACTTATTCGGTGAATCATGGGGGTCAATGCTTGCATTATTATATGCAACGACATATCCAGAAAGAGTTCAAAACATTCTTCTAACAGCAGCAATTGGTGTAACGTCGGAAGGCTTTGAAAGATTTGAAGTTGAGTTAAATGACAGATTGAGTGCGGATGATAAATGTAAGCTTTCTAAATTAGAAGGCTATATGAAAACAGGGGATGCTTCCATCCATGATATCTTTAACGTATTGGACCCTTATTATGTATTCTCTAAGGTTTCATTGATTCATAAATCAAATACAACATACAATCGTGTTGTAAATGAGTGTATAGGAGAAGATATTAGAAAAAACTATGATATAAATGATAAATTGAATAGACTTTCTAATATCCCAATCCTGATCGCACAAGGCAGTCACGACATACTAACGCCTTCCATTATTCGAGAACTATTGGTTAAGAATATTCCTCATGCTCAATTAATAGAAATAGAGGAATGTGGCCATTGGACAATTGTTGAAAAGCCAGCTGAAATGATCAATATTGCAGAGCAATTCTTTACTACGGTTTCATCGAGTAATATTGATTAA
- a CDS encoding saccharopine dehydrogenase NADP-binding domain-containing protein, with protein MTRIMVVGASGVLGKLVCDELLRIFNNELNLVITDYKTERGKKLARSFNNEVEFRYLDVNSEECVMKVIKDIDIVIVVIKQQNPNIQNVCITRCIICIDVTPFFDFVGKVKRLEQNELKNGVCSIVMSGFFPGLSGLMIKKVATDFDDITEINVGLLQNTNAKAGLSGILDMLKIISHPVYNNDNIVAGFTKKRKLMFLGYDIEHEVRLIEHAEKNHFYEEFKTRNINYWTSWNNEISNALISLLRKIGVLDRVQKFNENKLLANLVKHNPNKNEHAYLSVEVKGIINKQTCVKTLAVATFSDYYTTAMVTATLAKIVQNKEIKGVVLPSDITNFDEIIAKMNCPDITFKEINRLV; from the coding sequence ATGACGAGGATTATGGTTGTTGGAGCTTCTGGGGTTCTAGGTAAATTAGTTTGTGATGAATTGCTTCGAATATTTAACAACGAGTTAAACTTAGTCATAACCGATTATAAAACAGAAAGAGGAAAAAAATTAGCTCGATCCTTTAATAATGAAGTTGAATTTCGATATTTAGATGTAAATAGTGAAGAGTGTGTAATGAAGGTAATAAAGGATATTGACATTGTAATCGTTGTAATAAAACAACAAAACCCTAATATTCAAAATGTTTGCATAACTAGATGTATCATATGTATTGATGTCACTCCTTTCTTTGACTTTGTAGGTAAAGTGAAACGGTTAGAACAAAATGAACTGAAAAATGGTGTATGTTCTATCGTAATGTCTGGATTTTTTCCTGGGTTATCTGGATTGATGATAAAAAAAGTAGCTACTGATTTTGATGACATAACTGAAATAAACGTAGGGTTATTACAAAATACAAATGCAAAAGCAGGTCTATCAGGCATATTAGACATGTTAAAAATAATTTCTCATCCAGTATATAATAATGATAATATTGTCGCAGGTTTTACTAAAAAGAGAAAGTTAATGTTCTTAGGGTATGACATAGAGCATGAAGTTAGGCTTATTGAGCATGCTGAAAAAAATCATTTCTATGAGGAATTTAAAACTAGAAACATAAACTACTGGACATCATGGAATAATGAAATTTCTAATGCATTAATATCATTGTTGAGAAAAATTGGTGTACTAGATAGAGTTCAAAAATTTAACGAGAATAAGTTACTTGCTAATCTAGTAAAGCATAACCCAAATAAAAATGAACATGCGTACCTTTCTGTTGAGGTTAAAGGAATTATAAATAAGCAAACATGTGTAAAAACATTAGCTGTAGCTACTTTCTCCGATTATTATACAACAGCAATGGTAACGGCAACTCTAGCTAAAATAGTTCAAAATAAAGAAATTAAAGGTGTTGTGTTACCTTCTGATATAACGAACTTCGATGAAATAATAGCTAAAATGAACTGTCCAGATATAACATTTAAAGAAATTAATAGATTAGTTTAG
- a CDS encoding uridine kinase, whose translation MSRHELISDLADRITNLNLDRPVRVGVSGITASGKTTLANEIAEVLHSKGQKVERTSIDNFHNSKAIRYKQGKESAIGYYEDAHDYEAFKQKLLIPLGSNGSLHYETSSLDLDKDVYVKPDVKVATKGLICVIDGTFLFKKELRNHFDFKIFVDTDFEIARRRGSKREEQAFGSISKAEEMFIKRYHAASKLYLKQESPQQIVDVIFNNNDLDYPTIIWK comes from the coding sequence ATGTCAAGGCACGAACTTATTTCTGATTTAGCAGATCGAATTACAAATTTAAACTTAGATCGTCCAGTTCGAGTAGGAGTTAGTGGTATTACTGCATCTGGGAAAACAACACTAGCAAATGAGATTGCTGAGGTACTACATTCTAAAGGTCAAAAAGTTGAGAGAACGAGTATTGATAATTTTCACAATTCAAAAGCCATACGATACAAACAAGGAAAAGAATCAGCTATTGGTTATTATGAAGATGCTCATGATTATGAGGCATTTAAACAGAAGTTATTAATTCCTCTAGGGTCAAACGGAAGCTTACATTACGAAACTAGTTCTTTGGATTTAGATAAAGATGTGTATGTAAAACCTGACGTGAAAGTTGCAACTAAGGGTTTGATTTGTGTTATAGATGGGACTTTCCTGTTCAAAAAGGAATTGCGTAACCATTTTGATTTTAAGATATTTGTAGATACTGATTTTGAGATAGCGAGAAGAAGAGGATCAAAACGTGAAGAACAAGCTTTTGGGAGTATTAGCAAAGCTGAAGAGATGTTCATTAAACGTTATCATGCTGCTTCGAAACTATATTTAAAACAAGAATCACCTCAACAAATTGTGGATGTAATTTTTAATAATAATGACTTAGATTATCCAACTATTATATGGAAGTAA
- a CDS encoding NAD-dependent epimerase/dehydratase family protein: protein MKKILVLGGTRFFGKKLVELLIKNGEDVTIATRGKTNDPFQDTVKRLVIDREDYQSLKLVAGSQDWDIVYDNICYSPQAAMDAVSIFSGKVKQYILTSSQSVYGFEERKIIEEDFDPISYPIKTGVRSDFTYDEGKRLAEAVFFQKADFPVSAVRFPIVLGTDDYTNRLLFHINHVSNETPIGIPNENALISFISSEEAAAFLHWLGKAQLRGPINACSTGEMSIQQIISIIEEAVGKKALTELEVSNEHMSPFGIAESWYLDNSKATHAGYNFQHINNWFPSLVQALVNK, encoded by the coding sequence TTGAAAAAAATATTAGTGTTAGGTGGAACAAGGTTCTTTGGTAAAAAACTCGTTGAGTTACTTATCAAAAATGGAGAAGATGTAACGATTGCTACGAGAGGTAAGACGAACGATCCATTTCAAGATACAGTGAAGCGATTAGTAATTGATCGAGAAGACTATCAATCTCTAAAGCTAGTAGCTGGTTCTCAAGATTGGGATATCGTTTATGATAATATTTGCTATTCTCCTCAAGCAGCTATGGATGCCGTTTCTATTTTTTCTGGAAAGGTTAAACAGTACATCTTAACATCAAGTCAATCTGTTTATGGTTTTGAGGAAAGAAAGATTATAGAAGAAGATTTTGACCCTATTTCATATCCGATCAAAACGGGCGTTCGATCAGATTTCACATATGATGAAGGAAAACGCTTAGCTGAGGCAGTCTTTTTTCAAAAAGCTGATTTCCCCGTTAGTGCCGTCCGCTTTCCGATCGTCTTAGGTACGGATGACTATACAAATAGATTACTTTTTCATATCAATCACGTAAGCAACGAAACTCCTATCGGTATACCAAATGAAAATGCGTTAATTTCTTTTATAAGTTCAGAAGAAGCGGCAGCGTTTCTTCATTGGTTAGGGAAGGCACAGTTAAGAGGACCAATTAATGCTTGTTCCACTGGTGAAATGTCTATCCAACAAATCATTTCAATAATAGAAGAGGCGGTTGGAAAGAAAGCATTAACTGAACTTGAAGTATCAAATGAACATATGTCACCGTTTGGAATCGCTGAATCTTGGTACTTAGATAACTCAAAAGCAACGCATGCGGGGTATAATTTTCAGCATATAAATAATTGGTTCCCTTCACTCGTTCAAGCACTTGTAAACAAATAA
- a CDS encoding DUF3139 domain-containing protein, translating to MYTINIKKVIGIIIFILFLAVLLGTYFYDIYDVATSSTAWITIIEYTFILLIIAFIVTRYDKNYVRKIAICVSLLFVYVMLTNRLLFADISYSSALFPFFFITLTQIFKLWNENKNIKQLILYLLVWFVFVPSLFIIFDQRLTTTGQMEHDVNEYLNESSMFQNREIQSLNIVSVSLVTSYARVVFKDEPNFVYLIFDRGSTVEFLQKKELWN from the coding sequence GTGTATACAATAAATATAAAAAAGGTTATAGGTATCATTATATTTATTCTTTTTCTTGCTGTGCTACTTGGTACATATTTTTATGATATTTATGATGTTGCTACTTCATCCACTGCATGGATTACTATAATTGAGTATACGTTTATTTTGCTAATAATAGCATTTATTGTGACAAGGTATGATAAAAATTATGTAAGAAAGATCGCAATATGCGTAAGTCTATTATTTGTATATGTTATGTTAACAAATCGTTTACTTTTTGCAGATATTAGTTATTCTTCAGCGTTATTTCCATTTTTCTTTATCACTCTTACACAGATTTTTAAATTATGGAATGAAAATAAGAATATAAAACAACTAATTCTTTATTTATTAGTCTGGTTCGTTTTTGTACCAAGTTTATTTATCATTTTTGATCAACGGTTAACAACTACTGGACAAATGGAACATGATGTGAATGAGTATTTGAATGAATCTAGTATGTTTCAAAATAGGGAAATTCAATCATTGAATATTGTGAGTGTATCACTTGTTACATCGTATGCCCGAGTTGTATTTAAAGATGAACCGAATTTTGTTTACCTTATTTTTGATAGAGGAAGTACTGTTGAGTTCCTTCAGAAAAAGGAGTTATGGAATTAA
- a CDS encoding GNAT family N-acetyltransferase yields the protein MSNSLTIRTYENTDFLAIKNYDLPEKQAIYTSLPLDVVSELQNDQHKQPYVIQLGNDLIGFFALYTDEASNIYTSNKHAILFKSFSIDSRYQNKGYAFNALNLLPKIIKKNFSQKNEIILTFHHTNTPAKNLYTKAGFSDKGLRFNGEYGEELIFHFDLTLVN from the coding sequence ATGTCGAATAGTTTAACAATACGAACATATGAAAATACTGATTTTTTAGCTATTAAAAACTACGATTTACCTGAAAAACAAGCGATCTATACATCTTTACCTTTAGATGTAGTTAGTGAATTACAAAACGATCAACATAAACAGCCGTATGTAATTCAATTAGGAAATGATTTGATTGGTTTCTTTGCCTTATATACTGATGAAGCAAGCAATATCTATACAAGTAATAAGCATGCAATCCTCTTTAAGTCTTTCTCTATCGATTCACGTTATCAGAATAAAGGATATGCGTTTAATGCATTAAATTTGTTACCAAAAATCATAAAGAAAAATTTTTCACAAAAAAACGAAATAATTTTAACATTTCATCATACAAATACACCAGCAAAAAATTTGTATACTAAAGCTGGTTTTTCTGATAAAGGCTTGAGGTTTAATGGTGAATATGGAGAAGAATTAATATTTCATTTTGATTTAACACTTGTTAACTGA